ACGTCCGGTTGGGCCGAACGAATCTTCTGGACGACGGGCGTCCCGTCGGCGAGCGGCGGCGTCCAGATCTCGTCCACCACAAGCTCGATCCCCTTCTCGCGCAGGAGCTTCTCCCTCAACGGCTTGAAGAAGAAGACCGAGGCGGCGGTATTGTCGCCGACGATCGCCGCCTTCTTCACCTCCGTCCGGTGAGCCTTCGCCAGCGACAGGAACAGGTCGAGGGCCTGGGCCGCCTGCAAACCTCCCACCGGCGACGTCTGGAACGTGTACTTAAAGCCCCGCTCGGTGATCGAATCCGCGTACGACAACGTGAACCAGGGGACCTGCAGCCGCTCGGCCACCTCGGTGACGCCCAGCGTGAACGAGCTGAGCCAGGCGCCGATTCCCGCGCTGATCTTTTCGCGCCCGAGGACCCGCTGGGCGGCGCTCACCGCCTTCTCCACGGTGTCGCCAGCGTCGGCCTCGCGCAGCACAATTCGGGCCCCGCCCAGGGCCCGGATGCCGCCCTGCGCGTTGATCTCTTCGATCGCCATCTCGGCCCCCATTTTCTTGAGCTGCCCCTGGCGGGCCCAGCGTCCGGACAGAGGCACGACGAGTGCGATCTTCAGTTCTTCGGCGGCCAGTGCCGCGGCCGGGCTGAGCGCGAGCCCAGCGAGCACAAGGGCCAGTCCAACCGCCACGACCGACAGTAGAGTCCCGCGACCATTGCGCAGCACGATCATCGGGCGGCCTCCTCGGCAGGTCGGTATGCCTGCTCGGTGGTCAGGGGAGCGCGTGGGAGCGGGGCGGAGCACGCCGGCAGCGCGCGTCGACGACGGCCGGCCCACAGCACGCGTCAAGGCTCCAGCAGGGGCAGGGCGGCGGCGGCGGCCCGCTGGACGTGGTCCAGCGCCGCGTGGAACGCCGCCTCCGGGTCTCGACGCTCGATCGCAGCCAGCATCGCGCGGATCTCGGCGATGCTCGCCGGCCAGCGCGCGGGAGACGAAAGTGAAACCCGCCGCAACTGCGTGATCCGCGCATTGACCGAGCGGAGGATCGACGGTATCACGCTGTTGCCGGACCCGGCGAAGAGGATG
The Dehalococcoidia bacterium DNA segment above includes these coding regions:
- a CDS encoding ABC transporter substrate-binding protein is translated as MIVLRNGRGTLLSVVAVGLALVLAGLALSPAAALAAEELKIALVVPLSGRWARQGQLKKMGAEMAIEEINAQGGIRALGGARIVLREADAGDTVEKAVSAAQRVLGREKISAGIGAWLSSFTLGVTEVAERLQVPWFTLSYADSITERGFKYTFQTSPVGGLQAAQALDLFLSLAKAHRTEVKKAAIVGDNTAASVFFFKPLREKLLREKGIELVVDEIWTPPLADGTPVVQKIRSAQPDVMFFSATALPDSIQVLQKMKEFGVRLPIMGNGVWLLMPETVQAVGKDLIEGVMSSVGAHPLKGQEPLVERFKKRTGEPFMVQDSLMAYVHVWIIKEAAELAKSTDPRAIRDAVGRLDLTSGPATALVPGRIRYDERGRRVGATTIIVQWQGGEPFTVAPAEFAMRKPLWPSAR